In Acidimicrobiales bacterium, the genomic stretch CGAACGCGAGCGCGCGATTAACGCCTACCGGGAATGGGTGGTCGCCCAGCCCGAGTTGCTGGGCTCGCTCGAAGAACTCCGGAGCAAAAGACTGGGTTGTTGGTGCGCGCCAAAGCCATGCCACGGCGACGTCTTGGTCGAACTCCTCGACCGGGCTTAGTTTTAAGGCTCTGCTTCGAAGCCCCACGCTGGCCTGAACTGGTCCAGGCCAGCTCTGTCGGATGATGCCCCTGCTGGTCCCAACTTGAGAGTCACCTAGCCTTCGACCATGACTCGCTTGATACTGCACGGCGGCCAGATTTTTGACGGAACATCGGACAAGACATCTACTGGCGACGTGCTGGTCGAGGACGGGCGCATTGTCGAGGTGGGTTCCGGACTAGACGGTGACGAAGCCGTCGACTGCTCAGGCCGACTGGTAACACCCGGCCTGTTCGACTGCCACGTCCACTTCATGGTCGATGGCGACTTCTCTGCCAAGACGCATGCAGAAACTCCCTTTTCCCTCAGCTTCTTCCAAGCCGCAGAAAGGATGAAAAGGACACTCGCAATCGGGATCACCAGCGTTCGTGAGGCGGGAGGGACTGACGCCGGCGTTAAAGCGGCACGCGAACGTGGCCTGATCCAGGGTCCTCGGATGCAAATCGCCCTAACGATGATCTCCCAGACCGGCGGACACGCCGACTCGTGGGAGATTTGCGGCGCGCACATGCCCGGGATGATGGACTCCCACCCAGGTCGCCCACACCCGATCGTCGACGGTCCCGAGGAGATGCGGAAGAAAGTCCGCGAACTAATTCGTGCCGGTGCCGACGTAATCAAGGTGGCGACGTCGGGCGGAGTCCTGTCGCCACTCTCGAATCCGAAACATGCACACTTGCGACCTGACGAGCTGGATGCGCTTGTCAGCGAGGCAACCGCCGCCGACCGGTTCGTCATGGCTCACGCCCAGGGCACTCAGGGAATCAAGAACGCCATTACGGCCGGTATCCGGTCAATAGAGCACGGGATCTACCTGGATGACGAGGCCATTGAGATGATGCTCGCTGCCGGGACATATCTCGTGCCGACTCTCATGGCACCGCTCGGGGTTATAGACCAGATCGAACGAGGGCTGGAACTACCCGAAAAGGTCGTCAGGATCGCCACCTCGGTAGCCGAGGCTCACCGAGATTCGGTAGAACGGGCAATCGCTGCTGGAGTAAAGGTGGCAATGGGTACAGACACAGGCGTGACTCCACACGGCGAGAACCTTCGGGAGTTGGCCGAGATGGCCAAGCTAGGAATGTCAGATGCACAGGTTCTGCGATCCTCGACGACGGTCGCTGCAGACCTGCTGGGCGTCTCGAGTGAACTCGGCACGGTGGAGGTCGGGAAGATAGCGGACCTGGTGGTCTGGGAGGGCGAGAGCCTTGACGTGAGCGACATGCGGTCCCGCGTCTCGACGGTCATCCAGGGCGGAGCAGTCGCCATCTAGGCCGCGTGCGGTCTTAACTGGAGTTTCCATGTCGCGCTGGTCTGAGAAATTGATGACGTCGTTGGACGGACGGGCCACGATCCTCGAAACGGAACGGGGGCCGATCCAGGTCGCAAGGGACGGCGCTGGGCCCAAGGTGATGACGGTTCATGGATCGCCGGGTGGGTTCGATCAAGGGCTGGTGTGGGCCCGACACCTGCGGGACGGTGGCTGCGAGTTGATCGCTCCGTCACGACCTGGGTACCTGCGGACTCCCCTTGATTCCGGTCGGAACCCGGCCCAGCAGGCCGACCTATACGCAGCGATGCTCGACGCCCTCCACATCAAAAAGGTGACAGTTCTCGGGATCTCGTCGGGCGGTCCGTCGGCTGTCCACTTCGCCGCACGGCATCCAAATAGAACCAAGGCACTGCTTCTCGATGCAGCCGTGCTCCTGCCTATTGCTCCGGCGATAAACGCGGTAGAGAGGGCAATCTTTGAGTCTTCTGTCGGGACCTGGCTCTCGTGCGAGATAGCGAAGAAGAGGCCCAAGCTGACAGCGACTCTGATCGTTGACGCGCTCGCGGCTGGCCTGAGCAAGGACCGCAAACGGGATGCAGTGGACTGGATCACATCCAATCCGGCACGGCTTCACGACATCGCTGATCTCCCCACCTCCCTCGCACCGAGAAGGTTCCGGGAATCAGGCCAGAGGAACGACGAATCAAATGAAACCAATCTCACCCCGCTGCCTTTTGTTGAGATCACAGCGCCGACACTCATTGCTCAAGGCACCAACGACGCTTTTCCCCTCCTCGATCACGCAACCCATGCCGCTGAAGAGATACATGGTGCGGAGTTGATGCTCGTAGACGGAGGCCATCACGGGTTGCCGTGGTGCCGACACGTCGGTGCGGTCACCCAGAGGCAACTCGAACTCTCGCTCGCCGAGCCAGGTTCTACCAACTGAACTGGTGTGGCCGAACCGGCCCTAGACGCGGAACAACCCCCCGAAGGGGGTTGAACCCGGAGTCCTCCCCGTTTCCGGTTCGTTCCCCGAGCGGACCTTCACCGAAGTGTTAACCCGCTGAGATGATTTCTAGTCGCGGTTCGAAGGGAAGCGCAAGAGATTTTTTAAAAAAACCAAAACTATTTTTCGAAGAGGTGTCAGGCGAGGCGTAGAGGCCAACTCATCAGTAGTTGCCCAGGATGCGCTCGGGAACAATGAAGACCGCCACTCGTCCTTCGTTACT encodes the following:
- a CDS encoding amidohydrolase family protein; the encoded protein is MTRLILHGGQIFDGTSDKTSTGDVLVEDGRIVEVGSGLDGDEAVDCSGRLVTPGLFDCHVHFMVDGDFSAKTHAETPFSLSFFQAAERMKRTLAIGITSVREAGGTDAGVKAARERGLIQGPRMQIALTMISQTGGHADSWEICGAHMPGMMDSHPGRPHPIVDGPEEMRKKVRELIRAGADVIKVATSGGVLSPLSNPKHAHLRPDELDALVSEATAADRFVMAHAQGTQGIKNAITAGIRSIEHGIYLDDEAIEMMLAAGTYLVPTLMAPLGVIDQIERGLELPEKVVRIATSVAEAHRDSVERAIAAGVKVAMGTDTGVTPHGENLRELAEMAKLGMSDAQVLRSSTTVAADLLGVSSELGTVEVGKIADLVVWEGESLDVSDMRSRVSTVIQGGAVAI
- a CDS encoding alpha/beta hydrolase; translation: MTVHGSPGGFDQGLVWARHLRDGGCELIAPSRPGYLRTPLDSGRNPAQQADLYAAMLDALHIKKVTVLGISSGGPSAVHFAARHPNRTKALLLDAAVLLPIAPAINAVERAIFESSVGTWLSCEIAKKRPKLTATLIVDALAAGLSKDRKRDAVDWITSNPARLHDIADLPTSLAPRRFRESGQRNDESNETNLTPLPFVEITAPTLIAQGTNDAFPLLDHATHAAEEIHGAELMLVDGGHHGLPWCRHVGAVTQRQLELSLAEPGSTN
- a CDS encoding DUF4326 domain-containing protein, which gives rise to MSRTTVVHNQVDEYDVYIGRAVPELGIGDSKWGNPFVMANESDAERERAINAYREWVVAQPELLGSLEELRSKRLGCWCAPKPCHGDVLVELLDRA